The Accipiter gentilis chromosome 8, bAccGen1.1, whole genome shotgun sequence genomic sequence ATCCACTGCGCCCTGTCAAGGTAAAGTGACAAAACACCGGCCTGCAATGCAGGAACCGCAGTTATAACAAGAGAAAATCAATGCGATATATTACCAGAGATATAAAGACACCATTAATGCTTCAGCGCGGAGCCCAGCAGCTTCGCTTGCCATCGGCAGGGCAGGTTTGCTGTAAGGGCTCCCCGCATTCCTGACTCGCTGTCTGGGTCACCCGCATGCTGGGGCTTGGCTGTGTGTTTATTCGCTGCTCCCGCCAGCAAAGCTCTCCTGCTCCCACCTCCCGGGCTTTGCCCCTGCCCGGTGCCCGGCCTCCAGCTGGAGATGCGGCTGGGACTGCCGGGGCCGGAATGGCACATGGCCTCGGCAGGCGCCTTTCCAGTCCCAAGGTGCAAAGACGCAGCGAGGCTGCACCCCTAGGCCAGGCAGGTGCCCCCCCTCGTTCTGGGGGTTCCTGTGCAGCTCTGCCACCCACCCGCTGGCCGGTGCTGAGCCCAGCGCGCTCAGGTGCCTCCTGGGCGTGATTGAAGGGGAACACTAACCCCCACGTGCCATGGAGCGAGGCTGCAGAAGGACACGTGGAAGGCGCAGCGGTCCCCCAGCGTGGCggctgcgggcagggagcggCCTGTGTGCTGGGGACGCGCGCTGGGATGTGGGCTGGGGACACGTGCATTGGAGACACATGTGCTGGGGACACAGATGCCACCCCCTGCACAGCTGTCCATCACTGGGGACAGTTTGGATTACTACTGAGAAGCTGAGTCAAGCTTCTTCTAATTGATTAATCAATAGCCTTAATTGAGTTGAGGCTCTTTAATGCATAGCTTCGCCACCGCTCTCCCCTTTGCCGGCACTGCCCTGACGTCCCACCAAAAACCTCTCACCGTGGCTGGCCTCCGCCGAGGCAGCGCTGCCGCTGGGCTCTCCCAAACTGCTGTGATTTGTTGGGGCTTGCAgcaggctgcggggctgggggctgcggagGGCTCCTGCCGCGGTCACAGAGGAGCCGGAGTATGCAGGGCTCCCCAGGTGCGGGCAGACAGGTGAGAGCCGCCGGGAGCAGGCTCAGCACAAGGGCTGCAAAATGTTCAAAGCTCATGGTGCCACCTCTGCCAGCCACAGAACAGCCCCTGGGTGGCCACGAGCTGGACAGGACTCACACCTCACCCGTGCAGCCTGCGAGCTGTGCCTGGAGGTGCAGAGAGCATGAGGGACAGGAACCAGGGATGCGGGGCTGGTCACAGGCACCGCAGAGGTGGGTCTCCCGCGCGCCAGAGCCACGACTCTGCAGAAGTGGAGACGAAGACTTTATGGTAAAATATGCAGAGCGTGGGACAAAAGAGAAAGTGTTTCTCGCATAATGAGACACTGTTAGAGACAAGCTCCCCAGGAAACCAATTAACACGGCGCTTTGTGTGTGTCAGCCCAACACCTGGCAAAACCACCTTTCCCAAGGAGGACGCCTGCTGCCCCGCCCGACAGCCGCCCCCCAGCACGCCCCCGTCCCGCAGCCCCTCTGAGGAAGACAGCCACCCTGCCGGTGTTGCAGGCAGCGTGGGGCCGCCTCTGCCTGCTGGGGTGGAGCGTGGGGCCGCCGACCCACACGGGCCCCGTGGCACCCCGCGCCGGCGTGGCCGCGGGCACACGCCGGAGCCGACGCCGTGTTACACGCTTGCAGGGCAGAGCGCTACGGGCGTTGGAGCGGCGAGCTGCTGGGGAGGGGCCGCGCTCCTCGCTGCCCCAGCTGATGGGGGCTCGCTCGCACCCGGGGAcccctcccagcagccccacGGGTGGGTCGTCGCAGCCCACGGCCGCCGGGGCCCGGGCGGGACGCACCTGCCGGGCTGCCCGGGCGCCACCCGCCACGCGGCGGCGCGCTCCCGCGCCGCCTCGGCCCCGCCCCTACCGCCACGGCCCCACCCCGACTCCGCCtggcgccgcccccgccgcccgccatgTCGCTGCGCTTCTCCGCGAACGTGTCGTGGCTGTTCCCGGAGCTCCGGGCGCTGCCGGCGCggctggaggcggcggcggccgccgggttcggggcggcggaggcggcctGGCCGGCGGGCTGCCCGGCCGAGGAGCTGCGggccgcggcggagcgggcgggggTGCGGATCGTCCTCCTCAACACCCCCCCCGgtaccgccgcgtccccgccgggCTGCGTGGGTGGGGGGCGCGGGGGTGCCCCGGTGCCGCTGACCCCGCCGCTCTCTTCTAGGGGACCAGGAGGCGGGCGAGATGGGGCTGGCGGCCGTGCCCGGGCGCCAGGCTGCCTTCCGCCAGGGCCTGGCCACGGCGGTGCAGTACGCCAAGGCGGTGGGCTGCCGCAGGTAGGTGCGAGGCAGGACCCCCCGCTCCTGCGGCGCCCCGGCTCCCCCCGGCACCCCGGCGCTCCTCCGCAGCCCTCCTGCGCCagctcctcctccgagccgggcTCGCCCTTTGCTCCGCAGTGCCCTCAGCCCGCGGGTCACCGAGCCTCCCCCGGGCAGGGTCTCCCCTTGGCTGCGTCGGTTCGTTGCAGACCCCGGCGTGCGGGGCCACGGCCTTAACGCGCTCGCTGGGAGCTGACCCAACCCTGCCCTTCGCTGTGGAGGCTCTTGTCCGCGACTCCGCACGACAGTCCCCATGATAatcctccctttctcctcccaaATTAGACCAGTTCCTTACCCCAGGACACTGCAACGGTGGCTTTATTGAAGGCCGTCATCATCACCGATGACAGCACAGGACAGGCCCTCTAAGAGATGTGGTTAGCCTGGCACAACCCCCTTCACAAAACCAACACGGACcttttattccatttactttgCATCATTCTTTCCCTTAGAAACACTCCAAAGCCCTGCGGAGGGCATGGGCCACGCAGGCCGGGGGTTGCCCAGACCCATTTGCACTCTCTGGTAACAGGCAGAGTGAAAAGGCTTTTGTTTCCACTGGATGCCTTCCCCAACTGATTGCTGAAGAGCCTTGCCCTCACCTGGCCATTTAGCTCTGCACGCAGCCTGGCGTAGTCCAGCATTGGCCaccatcccctccctgctccaaGCAGTGAGACAAAGCATCCGACCTGCCCCTGGCAGAGGCAACGTGCCTGCTGCCCATCGTGCTGGCCTCAGGGCAGCCCCAGGAGCAAGACCCCAAGCTCCAGCCTCAGGGTGAAAGCGCTGGAGGCAGCTGGCAAAAGAGGGAAGAATCAAGGTCTGTGACTTGTCAGGCAAAAGGTTCAAAGACGGCCCTCTGCTTACTGAAGGGGCATGGTACGTGTTTGTGTCCCTGGAGCTCGCGGGCACCTGTCGTGCCTCCTGTGTGGGACATGGCTCCTCTTACGCCCCTCTGTGCCTACTCCCCCAGCCCGGCCCTGTTTTCCATCGGCAGAGGAAGGTGTATTAGATCTGACCGGCTGCTTGGAGACTGGAGCTGGTGCCTTTGGCTGATCTCTCTGTGGCTGTAGGATCCACCTGATGGCTGGGCGGGTTCCCCTGGGCGCAGATCGGGCAGCAGTGGCAGGCGAGATGGAAACCACCTTTATTGAGAATCTCAGATATGCTGCTGGCCTCCTGGCCCAGGTAAGGGGGGGAATGGGTCCTGCTCCATGGGTGCAACTCTTAGGGTACCAAGGATGAAGAATCCCCCACCAGCCTGGCATGGGGAAGGAGCGCTCCCTGCTGCACAAGTGACAGGATGCTTCGCAGGGTGACATTACTGTGTTACAGGAAGACATGATTGGACTCGTGGAGCCTATTAACAACCGCATCACTGACCCTCGCTACTATCTAAACACCCCACACCAAGGTAAGGCAGACATCTCTCCCCAAAGTCTCCTTGAAGGGAGGAGAAGGGTCCCCAAAGTCTGAAAGGCAGGAGCTTGCCTCACCTGCAGAGAGATGCTAAGGGAGTGCAGAAAGCAGGAGGTTGCCTCACCTGCAGGGAGATGCTGAGGGAGCACAGTCAatgaagggggggagggggtgggggtctCAGGGCTTCACCATGAAGCTTACAGCCTGGGGGGTGATGGTCTCCCACTTCTTGTACCCTTAGCTGCTGCCATCCTGGAGAAGGTGGGACAGCCCAACCTGAAGCTGCAGCTGGTGAGTCAGCATTGAAGATCTCCAGGGTCCAACCTCCACCAGGGAACCTTGCACAGGGCTCCCAGGGGCTGTGGACTTGTTATCCCCTCCTGGGGACGTGGCAGGGGGGACAGGGACCATAGCACAGCCCTCCTTGATGGCTCACTGAACACCTGCACCATCCATCTCCTTTCTCCCGCAGGACCTCTTCCACTGCCAGATCATGGATGGGAATTTGTCACGCAACCTGGAGACATACCTCCCACTCATTGGTAATGCCCTGCACCTGAACTGGCTCCTCTGTGGCCATGGTGCAGGAGTGGCTTTGAGATGGGACCTTCCTGCCCCACGCTCTGTTGTGGCTGACCAGGGATGTGGGGCTGCTCTTGGGTCACCTTGTCTCATGCCTAGAGAAgactgcaggcagggctgctttGGGCAGAGCATCTCCCATTCCCTCTCTAGGTCATATCCAGATTGCACAGGTGCCAGGGCGGCATGAGCCCGACAGCCCCGGGGAGTTGAACTTCCCCTACATCTTTGAGCTCCTGGAGTCCCTTGGCTACACTGGCTACGTGGGGTGCGAGTATGCTCCAAAAGGTGAGCGGGGCCTGCAGGCGGTCTGAGCCCCACTGGCAGGTCCAAGTACGGACCAGCTGGCTGGGTACCATGTGAAGACAGGCAGGTCCTGGGGGCTGGCAGATAACAGGCATCAGAGTCCCTACCTGGGGATGAGAGCCCTGCCCAGAGCAGAAGCCACTCCAGCTTGCCTGGGGGTACCAGCAGGAAACCTTGTCTGTCACTGCAGGAGATACCGTGGAAGGTCTGGGCTGGCTGCGCGCATACTGGGAGAGCCGAGGGCTGCAGCATGGTGGGACCAACAAGGCAGCAGAGTAAAACAAGGAAACCACTGGAATAAAAGTCAAAGCGATGGCTTAAGAGAGGAGTGTGTCTATTTTCTCtatgactgggggggggggtgggtgggaccATTCCTAGAGCGAGGTTAGGACCATCCATGTTGTATTTCCCTTCCCCAGGCCCTACTGGTCCAGCCTAAGGAGTTGGACACTCATCTGCTCAAGTACCATCTGCAGCATGTTATATCTGGGGATGGCTTGGGCACCGCTGTAGATGACTTAAGGTACACAGGAGACCCATCACTTCCAGTCTGCAGGGGTGTCCAGGGCGAGGTTTCCAGTCTCCACTGCTGAGGGGAACATTCACTCTTTGGGAAGGGCAGGCATTTTCCCACTCTGGCTCcagctggtgcctggagttgtaGGAAGAGGGCTCTGGGCTTCCAAGTCTTGCAGTGCCTAGCACTGAccctgcagaaggaggggaaagtGAAGCAGACCCCTCAGAGGCTGCCTGAACAGGCCTGTGGACACTCGGGGCCGTctgccctgctgcccctgctCTGGAGCAAGCGTGAGACTCCGCTGCAAACCCAGCCAGACCCACAGCCAGGGTTGCCTCTGCATCCCCTGTGGAAGGCTTTCCACATCCTAGCCTACAGCACACAAGCAGGGATCTGGTTCAGTTTATTTAACAGATATATCAATGGCTTTAATGTACATCTCCACAAAACCTTCCCCTGGTCCAGTTCACCCTTCCTGTCCCATTCAGCGCTctcctgctgaaagcaaaggGCCAGAAGTGGGCAGCCTCACTGCCCAGAGCCCTGAAGTCGGCCTAAAGCCAGAGCGCTGTGCGGTGCTGCCCTGGGCAGAAGACGGGCTGAGCATGCTCATCTGTGCCGTCCTAGCAGGCAGAACTCACCTGCAGATGCGAGCCATGTCCCTGAGAGTCGCTCTGCTTCAGCCAAGCCACAGCAGCCGAGCTCCTGCCCTTGTGGTTCGGTTCAAGGTCATTCAGTATCAAACCCACTGAAAACAGCAGAGTGAGGGCCACACCAGCCAGCCAGCAAACGATGGAGGTACATATCCCCAGACTCCTCGGTTCAGTACCCATGCATGCCGCTagcagtgctgcctgcagtgCCAGAGCACAGGTCCCTCCCAGAGGCCTGTTCTTCCTCATCGTCACCCACGGCGTAGCAGCGCAGAGAGGTCCAGTACACACGTTGCTCCAGGACACGGGTGCCAGTCCTAGAGCAGGCCTGTCCAGAGGTTGAAGCAGGCAGTGTTGATAACTGACTCCAGATGGTGGTATGTAGACACAAGCTGTGGCAGAGGGCTCTCGCTGTTCTGGGGCTGCACTGGGAACGGCTCCCGGAAAACCACGGTGAGGCTCTGCTGAGAGGGAGGAGCTGGTCAGGGGAGAGGATTCAGACAAGCACTCTGCAGACCCTAGCCCAGGTGCGTGGGCACTTTTTTGGCAGTGTCGGGCAAGTCTCAAAATGCCGATGGCACTAAGCTGGTGCCTCCTCCTGTGACAGAGTATGTTTGAGCCTCCTCCCAATTTTTCTGGTGAAAATTAGGTGCGAGCACTTGCCTACTCACTCTGTCCCAGCCCCCATGCATCTGCACTTACACCaaccccagcagcagcctcaggAGAGGAGGGGATCCTACTGCCTCCACAGTAATAGGGGCTTCCAGGGAAATTAGAgggaaatttcttcttcttctaaggcAAAGAGTAGGAGTGCAACaaatggggaaggggaggagattaAATGTAATAACTGCAATCCTAAAAATAAATGCCGGCTGCTCCATTCTCATTAGTGACTGTACTGACAAGGCAGGGtgagggcagaggggagcagagaaCAGGGTTCAGAAGAGACGGTTGCAGgagctgaagcagaagaaaaacgtGAGCAACTCAGTGCACTCAGATCAGCATCATGGAGGCAAGACACAGGGACTGGATGTTCTCCAGAGCTGAAACACAGCACATCTAGTAGCCAGGGTCCCCTAACAAACTCATAAAGCCATGAGAACATCTGTGTaactgcaaaacagcaaatgcaCCACCATCATTtaagagggaagagaaagtgaTTTGTGAGCCTAACTCCAGCAGCGTGCAAGGCTTTAGAGCAGGCTCGGAGAGAAAGAACCATGAGGAAAATGCAGCTCGGTGTTACCAAAGTGATCAGCTAACGCTAGAGTTCTCTTTGATAAGGTAATATTTCTAGACAAAGGAATCATGGTATATCTTATCTGAGCTTTAGGAAGGATTTGATGTAGTGCCACATGGGAAATTTAGGTAAGCTGAGAAGACAGGAATTAACGCAAAAATTATAAGGTGAAGATGGTAGCGCTGAAAGGGGAAGCAGCAGGCTGGAGAGAGGTTACAAATGGAGTTCCTCCAGGACAGGTTTTGGGACTTACGTTGCCTAGTACTTTAACGAGTCTGGCACAAAGATGAGGAGCGTGCTGATAAAATTTGAGGCACTAATACAAAAGAGGATTGGGATAATGCAGAAAAGCCCTAGAGACTTTTGAGAGGCCACAGGAATGGGATTAATGTCAAACGCAAAATACAACGTGAGGAACACAAAGGATTTCTGTTATAAGATGGGAGTCATTGGGTGAGGTGATATAGGGTCTGGGCGTATCATATCAATGACCACAAGGTGACGCTACGACCAGCGAGGCCTGACCACGAAAAGCCAAATACCACCCTAGGCTGTACCAGAAGCACTGAGCAGGGACAGAAAAGCCTTAGGGCAGTCGCAGAACTCTGCTGAGGCCCCTCGGGAACACTGTGTGCAGTCCCAGACACCTGTATTTACAAAAGCTGACCTAAGCCCTGAAGGGCTCTGAAAGACAATGAAGCCAttgggaaggaaagggaggcTTAAGAGCAGAGCTTGCTTAACACAGCAACACGGAGTTAGCAAAAATTCCACCTTCAGCTGTGGAGGTGAATCTAAGGGACCAGGAGGAAGCGGGTACCTGCACAGTGAAGAGTGGTTTCAGCTCTGAGCTACCACTGGCATGAAGAGGATAGAGCTGGCCACGACAAAAGCTCCAGCACAAAATGGGAAGGGCTTTTCACCACCAGATGGCTAGAGGCACTGAGCAGCCTTCTATCAGGCACCACCTCTTCTGTCTCCCCTGCTTGCTTTTAAGATGGAGTGCGATTTATTTACAAAAAGGATCAGTTGCGCTACAGCGTCTGCAAAAGCCTCACTGTGGACTGAAGTGTCTTGTAGATCCCCTGCTTTCACATGGAGCTGCATTCTCTGTGACCCATCCTGCAACCTGCCCGGGAGCAGAGCTGAAAGAAGAGTATTTTTGCCCTCAAGACCAAAGAAGGCCAAGGCCCAAGCAGGTTTGCTGGGATCCTCACAGTGCAGGTCCCCTTCCTTTCTGCCCAGGTaggagcagcccacagcactggtgacccctcccagccagacccagtgtCATCTGGCTTTGGACTGAATACACAAGGAGAGAAGGACCCTTTAGCCTGGATAAAGAGACATCTGAAAGCATGATCGAAAAGCAACCTTGTGAAGGAAAAGAGGATCAACTGCTCACTGTTTTCTAATACAAGAACAAAGGGGTATCATATGAAAAGAGCAGAAGGAGGTTCAAAAGCAAGCCAAGGAAGGTAGCTCTTCACCTCTATTGTAACTGCCTCATGGAGCTACAAGTCAGAGGAAGTCATGGATGCCAGAAACTAACCAAAGAAGATAAAGCTGCAGAGGGCTATTAAATAAATGCAATGGTCACTTCCAGCTAAGGATGGGCCTGAACCACGAATTGTCAGGTGTTGGGGCAGTATTTAGGAAAGGTGTTAGAAGCTTCTTGACCTGCTCTTATTCTCCCCATGTGCACCTGCCCTTGACCACTGCTGGATGAATCTAGACAGATCCCTGGCCTGAGCCAATATAGCTGCTCTTATGTTCCCAAGTTCTTACCGTCTTTCCTGAATGGGAATCAAGAAACACAAGAACAAAGCAATCCGTGAACTTCTGGTTGAGCACGACCTGTCAGGAGAGCCACAGCACATGTTGGAAAGGAGACAGTACAAACCCCAGGACAGGGATACAAACAGCACCCACCCAGGGACGTGCTGACATGCAGGACAAGTAGCATGATACAGCTGTGAAGGTGCAAGTCTGCCTGGCTCACAGGTGACACTGCCAAACCACAGGGCTACACGTGGCATGAGGCTCGGCAGGTGCAGCGTCCGTCCTGCCTGCCTGGGGCCAGACAAACAGACACTGCTGTACCACAGGAGCACACACCTCATGTTGCACCAGTAGCAGAGCGGAGACCAACATCATGATGGTCCCCACATAGTCCTGACAGCACGTGCCAGACTTACACTGAGAAGCCACAGCAGGGAGAAGccctagacaggggagagaagctGCAGGTGGGCGACACGCTGTGTCTTACCAGATACTGGGTGCCGGTTTCAGCGTTGTGGAAGTGCCGACAGCTCTGGGGAAAGCGGCTCAACAGCACTTTGATGAGGCTTTGGTACCAGGAGACTGTCATGGTGAGGAAGCATCCCTGTGGGCATAGAGAAGGGCTTATTTCAGCCTCCCTCTAGCCATGGCACCCAGCAGCCATAGTGCTACAGCACCCTTCAGACCCCAAATCCGATGCATCCCTCACAGCCCACTGAGGCATGCTGACCTAGCagtctcccccttcccctgccagctAGGAGCTATATTCTTGCCTCTATCCTCCCACCAAGCAGTAAGAGATGTGCCCCGCAGGCCCTTCACCTGGCACCCCACTCCATCCCCAGAGCAGAACAATGGCTGCTGTGCACCATGACTCCATCCTTGCTGCTCACCAGCTGGGGGTCGACATCAGCAATGGATTTCCCATGCACGGCATcgagcagctcctccagctccaccAGCGAGAGCTTGCCCAGCTTCAGCTTGTCAGAAGCTAGAGGCTCTAGAAGGAAGAGGCGCTTCCAGAGGTTGTCCCTGCGGCAGTGGCACTTGGCCAGCTGCAccatgctgctgagctgcttctggGCTGAGGCCACCTCAGAGGCCAGCAAGGGGAAGAGTGGCGAGGTGTAGAAGAGCCCTGGTCCCAGTTTGACTTGCGTGCCCCCTGCGTAGAACTCGCTGCTGTCCTCCATGTCCTGCCACAGCTCCcgctctgctggctgctgccgCCCCAGGCTTGTCTCCGGCTCCGCTGCCTCCCAGGCCGCCCGGCCCACCACAGGCTCCAGCACTTCCCGCTGCAAGCGCGGCAGCTTCTTGAAGCGTCGCATGTCAGCTGTGAGCCGGGGAAAGAGCTCCCGCTGGCTAGTCATGATGACGTAGAAACGTAAGCTGAGAGCAAGGAGACACCTGTGACctggggaagggctgctccctTCTCAGCTGGGCTGCAAATGAATCATGGGCCTCTCTGTCCCTGGCAGTAAGGGTGCTTCTCTGCCCAGACAAGGACAGGTACGACACTGCCCAGTTCCCTGTGAGGatcctccccagccagcaccaaaCTTGCCTGTGATGTCCCAGACAGAGCTAGTCCCTCCCAGagccctcctccccagccaggaAGCTTTGGTGTCATGTGTCTGGGACCCCAGTGCTCACCGGAGCATGCGTCTCTCTGCCTCACTCTGCTCCTCAAATGGTGCTGCACTGTGACACACCAGGAGGGACACATCAAAGTCATCATGATGACGCAGACCTTCAGAGTCCTTGTAGGAGCCCGAGCTAGGAGCAAAAGCACATCATTATAAAGGGGATCTCACTTTGTTTCTCCAGATCTCTTGGTCACAACGGAACTACTGGGCATGGGGAATTTGACACAGCAGGACTCCTCAGAAGTTCTATGGGAAATGTCAAATGCACGCGCGCACATGCACACCGCCCCTGTTGGCCATCTCGGAAAAGCTGGGCAGAACTGCTGCTCGGCACTATGTAGAACGGTTAGCTTTGCTGGCACCTTGGGGCAGTGTCCCTGATGTGGGGTACCCATCAATCCCTGGCAGCTCCAGGAACTTACAGCAGCAGCACTCACCTGTTCCAAATAGAGACCAGTGCATATTCGTTCTGCTCTGTGCCTGGTGTCCCCTTCTTGTTGTCACTGCCTGTGGCCAGCCGGGCCATGCGTAGGGGTTTCATGTGGTAGGTGTTGGCGTGGTCAGCGATGTAGTTGTACAGCTGGTGTGCAGTGATCATGTTGGTGGGCAGGGCCAGCATGCCTAGTGGAAGAGAACACATTGCTGTCACAAGAGATGGTCAGTGCCTCTCTCACCTGGGCAGAGCAGTGTCCTACAAACTACTCTGGGGGACAGAGCTCTAGAGCAACCCACCTCCCTTCCACAACAGGGCAGCAAGGACTTCCCCTGGAGCTGGGCCCCTCCTGTCACCCTCTCTCTGCCATTCCCCTGGGTACTCCAAAGGTCAGGTTTATTTGTAAAGCACTTGGAAACCTTTTGCCAAGTTATAGGCTGGTGATCAACCCCAGACTAATCACATGTTGAGCTACACACCTTGGAAAACGTGGTTGCGGCCAAATTTGGGGATGTCGGGGTGGTGGGCAATGAAATCCTCCAGGAAGCTGGTGAGATGGTAGCCCTGGCGGAGAGTCATGTGGGAACCCAGCAGATAATGGTGGACTATACGCAAGTGGAAGTCGTAGCTGAATGAATGCACGTGCATGAGGTCCCGCACCTTGTCACACTCCTCCGTGAAGAGCATAGAgagctgcagagggacagggagtcAAGGCAGGAATGTTACCAGGCACCTCATACCCTCCTGCAAAGCCCTGCTGACAGCAAGACATGGCAGAGCCAGTGCAGCCACCCCTGCCCCGACACCAGAGCAGGATGCAGCCAAGAAGCTGTGTGCCCAGTGCAAATAGCAGACCTGCAGGCCTGGCCCCAAGGGATTCAGCTTGGTGGCTCCTTCCACAACTGACCCCGCTCCagatctccagcagcagcac encodes the following:
- the HYI gene encoding putative hydroxypyruvate isomerase isoform X2, translating into MGLAAVPGRQAAFRQGLATAVQYAKAVGCRRIHLMAGRVPLGADRAAVAGEMETTFIENLRYAAGLLAQEDMIGLVEPINNRITDPRYYLNTPHQAAAILEKVGQPNLKLQLDLFHCQIMDGNLSRNLETYLPLIGHIQIAQVPGRHEPDSPGELNFPYIFELLESLGYTGYVGCEYAPKGDTVEGLGWLRAYWESRGLQHGGTNKAAE
- the HYI gene encoding putative hydroxypyruvate isomerase isoform X1, with the protein product MSLRFSANVSWLFPELRALPARLEAAAAAGFGAAEAAWPAGCPAEELRAAAERAGVRIVLLNTPPGDQEAGEMGLAAVPGRQAAFRQGLATAVQYAKAVGCRRIHLMAGRVPLGADRAAVAGEMETTFIENLRYAAGLLAQEDMIGLVEPINNRITDPRYYLNTPHQAAAILEKVGQPNLKLQLDLFHCQIMDGNLSRNLETYLPLIGHIQIAQVPGRHEPDSPGELNFPYIFELLESLGYTGYVGCEYAPKGDTVEGLGWLRAYWESRGLQHGGTNKAAE